From a region of the Cognatiyoonia koreensis genome:
- a CDS encoding baseplate multidomain protein megatron has translation MATIVLSAAGMALGGSIGGSVLGLSMATIGRAAGATLGRMIDQRILGSGSEPVEVGRVDRFRLTGASEGAALGQTFGRMRLGGQVIWATRFLENTETSGGGKGAGPQPKTTEYSYSVSLAVALCEGEITRVGRVWADGVEIATDTLNMRVYTGSDNQTPDPKIVAVEGADKAPAYRGVAYVVLEDLQLDQFGNRVPQFTFEVMRPSEADEAAETADVARQVQGVCIIPGTGEFALATKPAYLATGYAERQAINVNTPAGGTDFTVSMDALTEELPACTSGLLVVSWFGSDLRCGDCLIAPKVEQKDADAEDFGWTVSSLTRGDADRVPLRDDRPVYGGTPSDASVVQALGDLRDRGLRPVFYPFILMEQMAGNGLPNPWGNGDQAVLPWRGRITLDKAPGQAGSTDGTATAVAQVADFMGTAQTSDFSVDGSTVSYSGPDEWRYRRFILHYAHLCAAAGGVSAFCIGSEMRGLTQIRGPGNSFPGVDALRQLAGDVRMILGPDTIITYAADWSEYHGYQPEGTGDKFFHLDALWADPNIDVIGIDNYMPLSDWRDKSDHADAGWKSIYNLDYLKSNVAGGEGFDWFYHSPEARDAQIRTPITDGDGEPWVWRYKDLIGWWSHDHHDRVDGVRVPQKTAWDPQSKPIWFTEFGCAAINKGTNQPNKFLDPKSSESQLPHYSDGMRDDVMQMQYLRAIYGHFAKAQNNPVSPVYGGKMLDMSRLHVWAWDTRPFPFFPANATLWSDGDNYARGHWLNGRSTSRTLASVIADICLRAGVTHFDVSEVYGVVRGYSISDNGTGRAALQPLLIAYGVEAAERGGVLVFKNRTGQSDAVLDLATLAYDPEKQTDMSRTRAPAAEIAGRVQVGYLDADGDYEAVIAEAIHPDDNGLSITRSEFPIALTRAEGARIVDRWTHEARVAKESVTFALPPSRATLDTGDTVSIDNGLYRIDRIEESGIRLAEATRVVPEVYKQAERFEEGANLRPVSAPTPVEMLFLDLPLLTGDEAPQSPYVAATAQPWPGTIGLHSSPTDSNYVLQEIVKKRAVMGRTLNPFKAGRVGLWDRQAGLEVKLVAGSLSGASVEDVLTGANMIAIGDGTAAGWELVQFQNAEPTDLRTFQLNGFLRGQAGSDAVIPDEWAAGSFVVVMNGTPEQITVPTISRGQPRHYRFGPLKRPLDDPSFRHVIHQFDGVGYRPYRVSHLKAAQIGTGTAFSWIRRTRIDGDIWGQGDVPLGEDAEQYRIEVQESGVIRRTETVSDPNWTYSDAQRQADIGSADYNLRVSQISTRYGPGPARTLRVTGT, from the coding sequence ATGGCGACGATTGTACTTTCTGCGGCGGGCATGGCGCTGGGCGGCTCGATTGGCGGGTCTGTGCTGGGCCTGTCGATGGCCACGATCGGTCGGGCCGCCGGCGCAACGCTGGGACGGATGATCGACCAGCGTATTCTGGGATCCGGCAGCGAACCTGTCGAAGTTGGAAGGGTTGACCGCTTTCGGTTGACGGGGGCAAGCGAGGGTGCTGCGCTTGGCCAGACCTTTGGCCGGATGCGTCTTGGCGGGCAAGTCATCTGGGCGACACGTTTTCTGGAAAACACCGAAACATCCGGCGGTGGCAAAGGTGCGGGGCCACAGCCCAAGACCACGGAATACAGCTATTCTGTCAGCTTGGCCGTCGCGCTTTGCGAGGGCGAGATCACCCGCGTCGGTCGTGTCTGGGCCGACGGGGTCGAGATTGCGACCGATACGCTGAACATGCGCGTCTATACAGGATCGGATAATCAAACCCCAGATCCCAAGATTGTCGCCGTCGAAGGCGCGGACAAGGCACCAGCCTATCGCGGTGTTGCCTATGTCGTGCTCGAAGACCTGCAACTCGACCAATTCGGCAATCGTGTGCCGCAATTCACATTCGAGGTGATGCGGCCTTCCGAAGCGGATGAAGCAGCAGAAACAGCCGATGTTGCCCGTCAGGTGCAAGGCGTCTGCATTATCCCCGGCACAGGTGAATTTGCGCTCGCAACGAAACCCGCCTATCTGGCGACGGGCTACGCGGAACGGCAGGCGATAAACGTAAACACGCCGGCAGGCGGGACCGATTTTACCGTTTCGATGGACGCGCTGACCGAAGAATTGCCAGCCTGCACATCCGGCCTGCTCGTCGTATCCTGGTTCGGTTCGGATTTGCGCTGCGGCGATTGCCTGATTGCGCCAAAGGTGGAACAAAAGGACGCTGACGCCGAAGACTTTGGCTGGACCGTGTCCAGCCTCACGCGTGGGGACGCGGATCGTGTGCCTTTGCGGGATGACCGGCCTGTTTACGGAGGCACACCGTCTGATGCCTCTGTCGTGCAAGCACTCGGCGACCTGCGGGATCGTGGCCTGCGGCCTGTCTTCTATCCGTTCATCCTGATGGAACAGATGGCAGGGAACGGGTTGCCGAACCCATGGGGCAATGGCGATCAAGCCGTCCTGCCGTGGCGCGGGCGGATCACGTTGGACAAGGCACCGGGTCAGGCAGGGTCAACGGACGGCACGGCCACCGCTGTCGCACAGGTCGCCGACTTCATGGGAACAGCACAGACCAGCGATTTCAGCGTCGATGGCAGCACGGTCAGCTATAGTGGGCCGGATGAGTGGCGCTATCGGCGCTTTATCCTGCATTATGCGCATCTTTGCGCGGCAGCGGGCGGGGTGTCTGCCTTTTGCATCGGCTCGGAAATGCGCGGTCTGACACAGATTCGCGGACCCGGTAACAGTTTTCCGGGTGTTGACGCGCTGCGCCAGCTTGCAGGCGACGTGCGCATGATCCTCGGCCCGGATACGATAATCACCTATGCGGCGGACTGGTCGGAATATCACGGCTATCAACCCGAAGGGACGGGTGACAAGTTCTTCCACCTCGATGCGCTGTGGGCAGATCCGAACATCGACGTCATTGGCATCGACAATTATATGCCGCTGTCAGATTGGCGCGATAAATCGGACCACGCGGACGCGGGTTGGAAAAGCATCTACAACCTCGATTACCTGAAATCCAATGTCGCAGGCGGGGAAGGGTTCGACTGGTTTTACCACTCGCCCGAAGCGCGCGATGCGCAAATCCGCACGCCGATCACGGACGGCGACGGCGAACCTTGGGTTTGGCGTTACAAGGATTTAATTGGATGGTGGTCGCACGATCATCACGACCGGGTTGATGGGGTGCGCGTACCGCAGAAAACAGCCTGGGACCCGCAAAGCAAACCGATCTGGTTTACAGAGTTCGGCTGCGCGGCAATCAACAAGGGAACCAACCAGCCCAACAAGTTTCTTGATCCGAAATCATCGGAATCTCAGTTGCCCCATTATTCGGATGGGATGCGCGATGATGTGATGCAGATGCAGTATCTGCGCGCGATCTACGGTCATTTCGCAAAGGCACAGAATAATCCTGTGTCGCCTGTTTATGGCGGTAAGATGCTCGACATGTCGCGTCTCCATGTCTGGGCATGGGATACGCGCCCGTTTCCATTCTTTCCAGCAAACGCGACGCTTTGGTCTGATGGGGACAACTATGCGCGGGGCCACTGGCTGAATGGGCGCAGCACATCCCGCACGCTCGCATCCGTTATCGCGGACATCTGTCTGCGTGCAGGCGTGACGCACTTCGATGTGTCCGAAGTCTACGGTGTCGTGCGCGGGTATTCTATCTCCGACAACGGCACCGGACGGGCAGCACTGCAACCGCTTTTGATCGCCTACGGCGTCGAGGCGGCAGAGCGGGGCGGCGTTCTGGTCTTCAAGAACCGGACAGGACAGTCGGACGCAGTGCTTGATCTCGCGACACTTGCCTATGATCCTGAAAAGCAGACGGATATGTCGCGCACCCGCGCGCCTGCCGCCGAAATCGCTGGGCGCGTACAAGTGGGCTACCTTGATGCTGATGGTGATTACGAAGCGGTTATCGCCGAAGCCATCCATCCCGACGACAACGGCCTGTCCATCACACGCTCTGAATTCCCGATCGCGCTGACCCGTGCAGAAGGCGCGCGCATCGTCGATCGGTGGACCCACGAAGCGCGTGTGGCCAAGGAAAGCGTTACGTTCGCACTGCCACCATCGCGCGCGACACTTGATACCGGCGATACGGTCAGCATTGATAACGGGCTGTACCGCATTGACCGGATTGAAGAATCCGGAATCAGGCTGGCCGAAGCGACGCGAGTCGTTCCGGAAGTCTACAAACAGGCGGAACGCTTTGAAGAAGGCGCGAACCTGCGTCCGGTTTCCGCACCGACACCTGTGGAAATGCTCTTCCTCGACCTCCCGCTCTTGACGGGGGACGAGGCACCCCAATCACCTTACGTCGCGGCGACGGCGCAGCCATGGCCGGGCACGATCGGGCTACATTCCTCGCCCACCGACAGCAATTACGTGCTGCAAGAGATCGTCAAGAAACGGGCCGTGATGGGGCGCACGCTGAACCCGTTCAAGGCAGGTCGTGTCGGGCTTTGGGACCGCCAAGCCGGTTTGGAGGTCAAGCTGGTCGCGGGCAGTCTGAGCGGTGCCAGCGTCGAGGACGTGCTGACAGGCGCCAACATGATCGCCATCGGTGATGGGACGGCAGCAGGGTGGGAGCTGGTCCAGTTTCAGAACGCCGAACCGACCGATTTGCGGACCTTTCAGTTAAACGGTTTCCTGCGCGGACAGGCGGGCAGCGACGCGGTGATCCCTGATGAATGGGCCGCAGGGTCCTTTGTCGTGGTGATGAACGGCACACCGGAACAGATCACCGTGCCGACGATTTCGCGAGGCCAGCCCCGTCACTATCGCTTTGGGCCGTTAAAGCGGCCGCTGGACGACCCGAGTTTCCGCCATGTGATCCACCAATTTGACGGTGTGGGTTACAGGCCCTACCGGGTCAGCCACCTGAAGGCGGCGCAGATCGGGACCGGCACGGCGTTCTCGTGGATCAGGCGCACGCGGATCGATGGCGATATCTGGGGGCAGGGCGATGTTCCGCTGGGCGAGGATGCAGAACAGTACCGCATCGAAGTGCAGGAAAGCGGGGTCATTCGCCGGACTGAGACCGTATCGGATCCGAACTGGACATACAGTGATGCCCAGCGACAGGCCGACATCGGATCTGCCGACTACAATCTGCGCGTTTCGCAGATCTCAACGCGCTATGGCCCCGGCCCGGCACGGACCTTGCGGGTCACGGGCACCTGA
- the cysE gene encoding serine O-acetyltransferase yields the protein MATAPQTLREVDPVWQRITEEAKAAVADEPLIGSLIYAGILHHDSFEAALSYRIAMKLGSSEMSEQTLKEIAARAYAADSSLALDARADLVAIYDRDPACHRFMQPLIYFKGFQAVQAYRLGHWLWVQGKHDLAYFMQMRISEVFGVDIHPAARIGKGIMIDHAHSIVVGETAVVGDNVSMLHSVTLGGTGKEDDDRHPKIGDGVLIGAGAKVLGNITVGHCSRIAAGSVVLEDIPPMKTVAGVPARIVGEAGCAQPSISMDQLLGSCS from the coding sequence ATGGCAACAGCACCACAAACACTCCGCGAAGTTGATCCTGTCTGGCAACGGATCACCGAAGAAGCAAAGGCTGCGGTTGCGGATGAGCCGTTGATCGGGTCGTTGATTTATGCCGGAATTTTGCATCATGACAGCTTTGAAGCGGCCCTAAGCTATCGCATCGCGATGAAGCTCGGATCGTCCGAAATGTCCGAACAGACGCTGAAAGAGATCGCGGCGCGCGCTTACGCAGCGGATTCCTCGCTGGCGCTGGATGCGCGTGCGGATTTGGTGGCGATCTATGACCGCGATCCCGCTTGCCACCGGTTCATGCAGCCGCTGATCTATTTCAAGGGATTTCAGGCGGTACAGGCGTACCGCCTTGGCCATTGGCTGTGGGTGCAAGGCAAGCATGACCTCGCTTACTTCATGCAGATGCGCATTTCCGAAGTTTTCGGCGTCGATATTCACCCCGCTGCCCGTATCGGCAAGGGCATCATGATCGACCATGCGCATTCCATCGTGGTCGGCGAAACAGCCGTTGTCGGGGACAACGTGTCGATGTTGCATTCTGTCACGCTCGGCGGGACAGGCAAAGAAGACGACGACCGCCACCCCAAGATCGGCGACGGTGTCCTGATCGGTGCCGGTGCAAAAGTGCTTGGCAACATTACCGTGGGTCACTGCAGCCGCATTGCGGCAGGCTCGGTCGTGTTAGAGGATATTCCGCCGATGAAGACCGTGGCCGGCGTGCCAGCACGGATTGTCGGCGAGGCGGGCTGCGCGCAGCCATCGATTTCCATGGACCAACTGCTAGGCAGTTGCAGCTAG
- a CDS encoding pyruvate dehydrogenase complex dihydrolipoamide acetyltransferase — translation MPIEILMPALSPTMEEGTLAKWLVKEGDTVSSGDVMAEIETDKATMEFEAVDEGTIGKIIVAEGTEGVKVNDVIAVLLEDGESADDIGDTSAPKEPASSNAAPAEASDQTAPAKGYGKGETDATPAPAAGTKDGNRIFATPLARRIAADKGLDLASIKGSGPHGRIVKADVENAKPGAKTAEATAAPADKAAAPAASMAAGPSTDVVLKTYEGRPFEEVKLDGMRKTIASRLTEAKQSVPHFYLRRDIMLDDLMKFRSQLNKQLEPRGVKLSVNDFIIKACALALQQVPDANAVWAGDRTLKFKHSDVAVAVAIEGGLFTPVLKDAEMKSLSALSAEMKDLATRARDRKLAPHEFQGGSFAISNLGMFGIDNFDAIINPPHAAILAVGAGVKKPIIGADGEVKVGIVMSTTLSVDHRVIDGALGANLLNAIKDNLENPMTMLA, via the coding sequence ATGCCGATTGAAATTCTCATGCCCGCCCTGTCCCCCACGATGGAGGAAGGCACCCTTGCCAAGTGGCTGGTAAAAGAGGGCGACACCGTGTCCAGCGGTGACGTCATGGCCGAAATCGAAACCGACAAGGCGACGATGGAGTTTGAAGCTGTCGACGAAGGCACGATCGGTAAGATCATCGTTGCCGAAGGCACCGAAGGCGTGAAGGTCAACGATGTCATCGCGGTGTTGCTGGAAGACGGCGAAAGCGCCGATGACATTGGCGACACCTCTGCACCAAAAGAACCGGCGTCATCCAACGCCGCACCGGCAGAGGCAAGCGATCAGACTGCCCCCGCCAAAGGTTATGGCAAGGGGGAAACTGACGCGACCCCTGCCCCGGCAGCCGGAACAAAAGACGGCAACCGCATTTTTGCGACGCCGCTTGCTCGCAGGATCGCAGCTGACAAGGGCCTTGATCTGGCGTCGATCAAAGGATCCGGGCCGCATGGTCGGATCGTCAAGGCCGACGTCGAGAACGCGAAGCCTGGTGCGAAGACTGCCGAAGCCACTGCAGCACCTGCCGATAAGGCTGCTGCCCCAGCTGCAAGCATGGCCGCCGGTCCATCGACCGATGTCGTGCTGAAAACATATGAAGGACGTCCTTTCGAGGAGGTCAAACTGGACGGGATGCGCAAGACCATCGCGTCGCGTCTGACCGAAGCCAAGCAGTCTGTGCCGCACTTCTACCTGCGTCGCGATATCATGCTTGACGATCTGATGAAGTTCCGCAGCCAGTTGAACAAGCAGTTGGAACCCCGCGGCGTCAAGCTGTCGGTCAACGACTTCATCATCAAGGCCTGTGCATTGGCGCTTCAGCAGGTGCCGGATGCGAATGCTGTCTGGGCGGGTGATCGGACGTTGAAGTTCAAGCATTCCGATGTGGCTGTCGCTGTAGCGATCGAAGGCGGGTTGTTCACACCGGTGTTGAAAGACGCCGAGATGAAATCGCTGTCCGCCCTGTCGGCGGAAATGAAAGACCTTGCAACCCGTGCCCGTGATCGCAAGCTTGCGCCGCATGAATTCCAGGGTGGCAGTTTTGCGATTTCCAACCTTGGAATGTTCGGGATCGACAACTTCGATGCGATCATCAACCCACCACACGCAGCAATCCTTGCCGTGGGCGCTGGCGTCAAGAAACCAATCATTGGTGCCGATGGCGAGGTGAAGGTCGGGATCGTCATGTCCACCACCCTGTCTGTCGATCACCGTGTGATTGATGGCGCGTTGGGTGCGAACCTTTTGAATGCGATCAAGGACAACCTTGAAAACCCGATGACCATGTTGGCCTAG
- a CDS encoding pyruvate dehydrogenase complex E1 component subunit beta yields the protein MATEILMPALSPTMEEGTLAKWLVKEGDTVSSGDIMAEIETDKATMEFEAVDEGVIGKIVVPEGTESVKVNDVIAILVEEGEEVPDGPVESASAPAPADKEQSSETAPAAAMEHPAPAQADTSPDWEDGTEVKSTTVREALRDAMAEEMRRDDSVFLMGEEVAEYQGAYKISQGLLDEFGAKRVIDTPITEHGFAGIGVGAAFGGLRPIVEFMTFNFAMQGIDHIINSAAKTLYMSGGQMGAPMVFRGPNGAAARVGAQHSQDYAAWYMQVPGLKVVMPYSASDAKGLLKTAIRDNNPVIFLENEILYGRSFDVPVMDDFTIPFGKAKIERSGDDVTIVSFGIGMTYALEAAQKLADEGINAEVINLRSIRPMDTATILDSVRKTNRCVTVEEGWPQGSVGGYISSVIMQEAFDYLDAPVITLTGKDVPMPYAANLEKHALVTTDEVIEAVKKVTYR from the coding sequence ATGGCAACTGAGATTCTGATGCCCGCCCTCTCGCCCACGATGGAAGAAGGCACACTCGCCAAATGGCTTGTCAAAGAGGGCGATACAGTGTCGTCCGGCGACATCATGGCAGAGATCGAGACTGACAAGGCGACGATGGAATTCGAAGCCGTGGATGAAGGCGTGATCGGCAAGATCGTCGTCCCCGAAGGCACCGAGAGCGTCAAGGTTAACGACGTTATCGCGATCCTTGTGGAAGAAGGCGAAGAGGTGCCGGACGGTCCGGTCGAGTCCGCCAGCGCACCAGCACCCGCGGACAAGGAGCAATCATCTGAAACCGCGCCTGCCGCTGCGATGGAGCATCCTGCCCCCGCACAAGCAGACACTTCGCCCGATTGGGAAGACGGCACAGAGGTCAAATCGACAACTGTCCGTGAAGCCCTGCGCGATGCGATGGCCGAAGAAATGCGCCGCGACGACAGCGTTTTCCTGATGGGGGAAGAGGTCGCGGAATATCAGGGTGCCTACAAGATTTCCCAAGGGCTGCTGGATGAATTCGGTGCCAAGCGCGTCATCGACACGCCGATTACCGAGCACGGTTTTGCCGGGATCGGTGTGGGTGCTGCCTTTGGCGGTCTGCGTCCGATTGTCGAGTTCATGACGTTTAACTTCGCCATGCAAGGTATTGACCACATTATCAACTCTGCCGCCAAGACGCTTTACATGTCCGGCGGTCAGATGGGTGCGCCGATGGTGTTCCGTGGCCCGAACGGTGCAGCCGCGCGTGTGGGTGCACAGCACAGCCAGGATTACGCCGCATGGTACATGCAGGTGCCCGGCCTGAAGGTTGTGATGCCCTACTCTGCCTCTGACGCCAAAGGTCTGCTAAAGACGGCGATCCGCGACAATAATCCGGTGATCTTCCTTGAAAACGAAATTCTCTACGGTCGGTCATTTGACGTGCCGGTTATGGATGATTTCACCATTCCATTCGGCAAGGCCAAGATCGAACGTTCGGGCGATGACGTGACCATCGTGTCCTTCGGCATCGGTATGACCTACGCGCTGGAAGCGGCGCAAAAGCTGGCTGATGAAGGCATCAATGCCGAGGTCATCAACCTGCGGTCTATCCGCCCCATGGATACGGCGACGATCCTTGACTCCGTGCGCAAGACCAACCGTTGTGTCACGGTCGAAGAAGGCTGGCCTCAGGGCAGCGTCGGCGGCTACATCAGTTCTGTCATCATGCAGGAGGCGTTCGATTACCTTGATGCGCCGGTGATTACGCTGACAGGCAAGGACGTTCCGATGCCATATGCGGCAAACCTTGAAAAGCACGCGCTTGTCACCACCGATGAGGTGATAGAAGCCGTGAAAAAAGTCACCTACCGGTAA
- the pdhA gene encoding pyruvate dehydrogenase (acetyl-transferring) E1 component subunit alpha, translating to MPPKKSAAKKKANVSAEELLGHYREMLMIRRFEEKAGQLYGMGLIGGFCHLYIGQEAVVVGLEAAAEEGDKRVTSYRDHGHMLACGMDPKGIMAELTGREGGFSKGKGGSMHMFSKEKHFYGGHGIVAAQVPLGAGLAFSDKYKGNDRVTFTYFGDGAANQGQVYETYNMAELWDLPVVFVIENNQYAMGTSVKRSTKSPSLWERGAAYGIPGEEVDGMDVLAVKEAGERAVAHCRAGKGPYILEVKTYRYRGHSMSDPAKYRTREEVQKMKDERDPIEQVRDMLLTGKHASEDDLKAIDKEIKAIVNEAAEFSKESPEPALEELWTDIYTEEAV from the coding sequence ATGCCACCAAAGAAATCTGCGGCGAAGAAGAAGGCGAATGTATCCGCCGAAGAACTTCTAGGCCATTACCGCGAAATGCTGATGATCCGACGCTTTGAGGAAAAGGCGGGTCAACTTTATGGGATGGGTTTGATCGGCGGTTTCTGCCACCTTTATATCGGTCAGGAAGCTGTGGTTGTCGGCCTTGAGGCCGCAGCCGAGGAAGGCGACAAGCGCGTCACATCCTACCGCGATCACGGTCATATGTTGGCCTGTGGCATGGACCCCAAGGGGATCATGGCTGAACTGACTGGGCGCGAGGGCGGCTTTTCCAAAGGTAAAGGCGGCTCCATGCACATGTTCTCGAAAGAGAAGCATTTTTATGGTGGCCACGGAATCGTTGCTGCCCAGGTGCCGCTTGGCGCAGGGCTGGCCTTTTCTGACAAGTACAAGGGCAATGACCGCGTGACCTTTACCTACTTTGGTGATGGTGCTGCGAACCAGGGCCAGGTCTATGAAACATACAATATGGCCGAGCTTTGGGACTTGCCCGTCGTTTTCGTGATCGAGAACAACCAATACGCAATGGGTACATCGGTAAAGCGGTCGACCAAGTCACCATCCCTTTGGGAGCGCGGTGCTGCCTATGGCATTCCGGGTGAGGAAGTCGACGGCATGGACGTGCTGGCCGTCAAGGAAGCAGGCGAACGCGCTGTGGCGCACTGCCGCGCTGGCAAGGGGCCATATATTCTTGAGGTGAAGACCTATCGCTATCGCGGCCATTCCATGTCTGACCCGGCCAAATACCGGACCCGCGAGGAAGTCCAGAAGATGAAGGATGAGCGCGATCCTATCGAACAGGTCCGCGACATGCTGCTGACCGGCAAGCATGCGAGCGAAGACGATCTCAAAGCCATCGACAAAGAGATCAAGGCCATCGTCAACGAAGCTGCGGAATTCTCCAAGGAGAGCCCGGAGCCTGCCTTGGAAGAGCTTTGGACTGATATCTACACCGAGGAGGCTGTATAA
- a CDS encoding FtsB family cell division protein, producing MTRRNRPPMGTLLYFLCMVMLGLYFTFAAVQGDYGVFKRAEVQSQGRALTEELAVLQAEVARMENLTIRLSDTYLDLDLLDEQARDVLGLIRSDEIVIR from the coding sequence ATGACCCGACGCAATCGTCCGCCCATGGGCACATTACTTTACTTTCTTTGCATGGTGATGCTGGGACTGTATTTTACCTTTGCCGCCGTGCAGGGTGACTATGGCGTATTCAAACGGGCCGAAGTGCAGTCGCAAGGCCGTGCGCTGACCGAAGAACTTGCCGTTCTTCAGGCCGAAGTGGCGCGGATGGAAAACCTTACGATCCGTCTGTCCGACACGTACCTTGATCTTGACCTGCTGGATGAACAGGCGCGCGACGTCCTTGGTCTGATCCGCTCGGACGAGATTGTTATCCGCTAG
- a CDS encoding fructose bisphosphate aldolase produces MPKQEMAEQVRNANGFIAALDQSGGSTPKALKAYGIGEDAYATDDEMFDLIHGMRSRIVDAPAFTGAKVIGAILFEMTMDRTFGGKPAARYLWEDRRVVPFLKIDKGLEAEVDGVQLMKPIPGLEDLLRRATENGVFGTKMRSVIYAVSQSGIAANVAQQFQIGKEVISHGLVPILEPEINIKMTGKAEAEEILRDAILAELDQLAPNATIMLKLTLPEIPNIYKPLVDHPQVMRVVALSGGYSRAEANRRLAENTGVVASFSRALTEGLSAQQSDAEFNTMISETIEDVFAASVAG; encoded by the coding sequence ATGCCAAAGCAGGAAATGGCCGAACAGGTCCGCAATGCCAACGGGTTCATTGCAGCATTGGACCAAAGCGGCGGATCGACCCCCAAAGCGTTGAAAGCCTATGGCATCGGCGAAGACGCATACGCCACAGACGACGAAATGTTCGACCTGATCCACGGCATGCGGTCGCGGATTGTGGATGCCCCCGCCTTTACGGGGGCCAAGGTGATCGGTGCCATCCTGTTTGAAATGACGATGGACCGCACATTCGGCGGCAAACCTGCAGCACGTTATTTGTGGGAAGACCGGCGGGTCGTCCCTTTCCTCAAGATCGACAAGGGGCTGGAAGCCGAGGTTGACGGCGTCCAGTTGATGAAACCGATCCCCGGCCTTGAAGACCTGCTGCGTCGCGCGACCGAAAACGGCGTGTTCGGCACCAAGATGCGTTCGGTCATCTATGCGGTATCCCAAAGTGGAATTGCTGCGAACGTCGCCCAGCAGTTCCAGATTGGCAAAGAGGTGATCTCGCACGGGCTGGTCCCGATCCTTGAGCCTGAAATCAACATCAAGATGACCGGCAAGGCGGAGGCCGAGGAAATCCTGCGCGATGCGATCCTGGCCGAGCTTGATCAACTGGCCCCCAATGCCACCATCATGCTGAAGCTGACGCTTCCGGAAATCCCGAACATCTACAAACCGCTGGTCGATCACCCGCAGGTCATGCGTGTCGTCGCCCTGTCTGGCGGATACAGCCGCGCGGAAGCCAACCGGCGACTAGCCGAGAATACCGGTGTCGTCGCCAGCTTTAGTCGTGCGCTGACCGAAGGCCTGTCGGCACAGCAGAGCGATGCCGAATTCAACACGATGATCAGCGAGACGATCGAGGATGTCTTTGCGGCCTCTGTCGCGGGCTGA
- a CDS encoding phosphoglycerate kinase, which yields MAWKTLDDMDLNGKRVLVRVDINVPVEDGKVTDTTRIERIIPTVDDIQDAGGKVILMAHFGRPKGKVVPEMSLEHISQAVADTLGVPVSFVDSDYGQAVSEMEGDEVLLLENLRFNPGEEANDEAFAKRLASLGDVYVNDAFSAAHRAHASTEAIARLLPACAGRLMAEELSALEKALGTPERPVVAVVGGAKVSTKLDLLGNLVTKVDHLVIGGGMANTFLAAQGYDVGKSLCEHDLADTARDILAKAEAAGCEIILPRDVIIAREFKAGAESENRAPSDCPPNAMILDAGPATVAYISDVFEKAKTLVWNGPLGAFEIDPFDAATNAAAKKAAELSKAGKLISVAGGGDTVAALNQAGAADDFTYISTAGGAFLEWMEGKTLPGVAALG from the coding sequence ATGGCCTGGAAAACACTCGACGACATGGATCTGAACGGGAAACGCGTGCTGGTGCGCGTGGATATCAACGTGCCGGTCGAAGATGGCAAGGTCACGGACACCACCCGGATCGAGCGGATCATCCCGACAGTCGATGATATTCAGGACGCGGGCGGCAAGGTCATTCTGATGGCCCACTTCGGACGCCCCAAGGGCAAGGTCGTGCCGGAAATGTCGCTGGAACATATCTCGCAGGCTGTCGCGGATACGCTTGGCGTGCCTGTCTCGTTCGTTGACAGCGACTACGGGCAGGCCGTGTCCGAAATGGAAGGCGATGAGGTTCTTTTGCTTGAAAACCTGCGTTTCAATCCCGGCGAGGAAGCGAACGACGAAGCCTTTGCCAAGCGGCTGGCGTCGCTTGGCGATGTGTATGTCAACGACGCCTTCTCTGCGGCGCACCGCGCGCACGCGAGCACCGAAGCCATTGCCCGCCTGCTGCCAGCCTGCGCGGGCCGTTTGATGGCAGAAGAACTGTCCGCCCTGGAAAAAGCCCTTGGCACGCCGGAACGCCCGGTCGTCGCCGTTGTCGGCGGGGCGAAGGTATCCACAAAGCTGGACCTGCTCGGCAATCTGGTCACCAAGGTAGACCATCTTGTGATCGGTGGCGGCATGGCCAATACGTTTCTGGCCGCACAGGGGTATGATGTCGGCAAATCGCTTTGCGAACACGATCTGGCAGATACCGCGCGCGACATCCTTGCAAAGGCAGAAGCCGCGGGCTGCGAAATCATCCTGCCCCGCGATGTTATCATCGCACGCGAATTCAAGGCCGGTGCAGAAAGCGAGAATCGCGCGCCAAGCGATTGCCCACCCAACGCGATGATCCTCGATGCTGGCCCGGCTACTGTCGCCTATATCTCGGATGTGTTTGAAAAGGCGAAAACGCTGGTCTGGAACGGCCCGCTGGGTGCCTTCGAGATTGATCCGTTTGATGCAGCCACAAACGCCGCCGCCAAGAAAGCCGCCGAACTGTCCAAGGCGGGAAAATTGATTTCCGTCGCTGGCGGAGGTGATACGGTCGCCGCGCTGAACCAGGCCGGGGCGGCGGATGATTTCACCTATATCTCCACGGCTGGTGGCGCGTTTCTGGAATGGATGGAAGGCAAGACGCTGCCGGGTGTCGCCGCACTTGGCTAG